agGGAGGGGCTGGGTGCCGGAGGTCGGGGCGACCGCGCAGCAGTAGCCAGCGCTGCTGTTCACGGAGCGTCAGCCAGACGCACGGCCCTGGCCTCTCGAAGGCCGCCCCCAGGGCCGCTTCCAGGGAGCCTGGGCCGGAGTCAGCGCCGAGGCCCCCGGGATGTGGCCAGGGGCTCCCCGGGGAGCTGTTCGGGGAGGGAGGACCAGGCGGAGGAGCTGGCGGCCCAGAACCGCCCAGATCCCCGACCCGAGGCTCCTACCCCGGCcgcctgggctggaggcagttCCCGGGCCTGGCGGCTTTAGGAGGGGACCGGCCATGCACGTCCCCGCTAAGCGGCCCGCACCACAGCCGCGACACCCCCGTTTAGAGAGACGGCACCCCTGCCACGTAGGCCGTGCTGTGTCCTCCACGAGGACGAGGAGGTGCCTTTCACCCAGCCGCCCTCCCGGGTCCCCCAGTGCCCCTGTGGCCGGGCTGTGCCCTGGCAGCTGCAGGGTCCGTGCCCCTGCCCGCGCTCCCTTGGCCGGTCCTGGGGAGGCCGTCTTCCTGCCCTGTGTCACCTTGCAGCGCCCCAGGCAGGATCCTGGAGCCGTgaggccctgggggtgggagtgggggcccGTAGAGGTCAGCCCCTCCCCAGGGCACGGCGGGAACAAGGCCCCAAACAAAGGCCAGCCTCGGCCCCTCCCACCCGTGCCCTCCTCACTTCCTGGGGAACATGGTGCCCAGAACATTCCGGCCCCAGTGCGCCTCGGTGGGCGGGCCTGCCTGCACGGGGACTCCTGCCTGGTCTCTGGGGGCCCGGGGCTGGGCACCCCCGTGGAGCTTGCTGGGAGCAGGGGCCGGGAGGCGATGCTCACGCTGTCCTATGTGATCGCCTGCTCTGCTGGCACCATCCGGCGGGCTGCCAGGCGGCACCGTCAGGTatgggcggggggctggggccaggcgTGCTGGGGGGTGGATGGGGCTGTAGTGGGtaccccagggcccccagggaggGCTCACGGGCCCTGGGAAGGGGAGGCATCGCAGGGGATGCTTCCTGCTGTCCCCAGGCTCTGTCCTCTCTGGGTCGGTACCAGGACTGGGGTTGCCTGCAGTGGGCTTCGGGGACGAAGGAGGGTCCCCGGGGGCACGAAGGGCCAAAGGAAGAACCTAGGCCCCCTGGCTCCCGGTCCAGCCACCTGCCCACATAGGGGCtgtgctctgggcctcagtctacCCACCTGGGCAGTGGGCTTGTGGGCTCCGGGGGTGGGAGCTGCTCTTGTTTCTGTAGGAGGGGATTCCTGAGCCTCTGGCTCTGCTCTGGAGTGCGCTCTGGACCCGGGGGAGGGGCTTCCCCACCGACAGGGACAGGTGCGGCAGCTGCATTTCCAAATAGCAGGCTGGCCAGGTagggccccccgccccctgccctggctGCCACGGCCGGGCCAGGCTCTTCAGGAGCCCCCGGAGCAGAGGAAGGCCCTCCTGGGTCGAGGTCCAGGGCGGCCCGCAGGCAGGTGGCTGCGGAAGGTGGCAGGGAGCCTGGCCTaggcctgcagcctggggggtGGGCTCCCTGTTCCGGGCCCTCAGGAATGCAGCTTGTGGAAGGGGCAGGGTGGGCGGGCTGATGGGGCCCCTGTCCCCGCTCCCCAGCCCTGACCTCGAGGTTGGGATCACAGGCTGCTGGGGGGAGTGGGGGCGCGAAGAGGGTTGGGGGGCTGACCGACCGGATGGGCAGGGGCAGCCGGCCTGGGGCTCCGGGCACCCATGCTTGAGGCCCCCTCCAGGCCTCTGGGAGGAGAATCACCCTCCCCTCTGACCAACACAAAACAAAGCTGTCTGGTCCCCCGGTGCCCGGGCAgctggggggagtgggggtgttCCCTGCCCGAGGACTGGGAAGGTGGGGGGCGCTGGCAGGTGCCACCTTGGTCAGGTGCTGCCCAGCACCTTGGGCAGGTGCTGACCACCTTGGTCAGGCCCCCAGCCCGCTCCACCTCCGGCTCCAGAAGGAGCGGAGAGCTCGGTCCTTGCCGAGCCTGGCCTGCACcccttgcccctgccctgccccccgtCCCCGGAGCCCCGGAGTCACTGCCAGCGGGCGCCCACCTACCGCCGCAGGAGTTTGAGAATGCCGAGGGGGAGGAGTACGCCGCGGGCTTCTCGGCACAGGGGTCCCCTGCGACAGGGGCTCAGAACGGGCCAGACGTGTACGTCCTGCCACTCACCGAGGTCTCCCTGCCCATGGCCAAGCAGCCGGGGCGCTCAGGTGAGTGGACCCCCCCGGAGAGGCCGGGTGGTGCACACCCGTGTGACTCCGGGGTCCGGCCTGGCCTCTGGGCTCAGGAGGGGAGAGGCGGGAGAGGGCTGGTAGGTGCCCCCTTCTGGTGGGACCTGGGGCACCGCGGACAGGCTTGGGTCGGCCTCCTGCCCGCCCCCCGGGGGCTGCTGTGCAGAGGGGCAGCTCCGGCTGCAGGGGCGAGGAAGCTGTGGGCCTGGTCCTGCGATGGGCTACCCGTGTGCTGGGAGGAGGGGCTCCCCCGCTGTCCCTGGATGGCTGCCCCCACACGACCCCCTGAGGCCAGCATGGCCCCGCAGGGACATGGGCCCCATTGTGCCCAGTGGGCAGGGCCCACCTACTCAGGGAGGAGGGGCTCGTCGGGGCCCCTCCGTGGGCGGGCTCGTGAATGGGCCTTTCACTCaggccttggggtgggggcaggagcagcaggGCCTCTTCCATGGCCCCCTTGCCCTGTGTCCCGTTTGTTCCCCGTCCTGGGGTCCCCCCCAGGGCGAGCGTCCACAGGACAGATGTGGGTCCAGGCTGGAGAGGTTAGAGGTCAACATCCAAGCTGGGCTTCGAACCTGTCTGCCTGAGGCTGGTGCTGTGGGCACCCCTGGTCGTGTCTGGGTCCGTAGGGGGAGGTCCCGCGCTGACCCCCACCTCCGAGGCAGCTTGACCTCAGTCCCTGTGGGCTCCGAGGCAGGGCCGTgcccgccgccctcccctcctccaggggCACGAGGAAAGGGTGTCGGGCCCTGCAGGGTGATGAGCAGGCCCATCCCTGCTCTGTTCCAGGCCTTGGCAGGCCCATGACCACGAGGCTGCCCACTGTGAAGCCCAAACTTCTTCAAGGGCTGGGGACCCCCAAGGTGCTGAGTCCTCGGAGCAGCCCTGCGGGCCCCCAGCTACCAGCCCTAGGACCCGGGGTTCCATGGGCGTCACCGCCCACCCTCCAGCCCGCATCTCCTGGAGGAGAGGTCACCGGTTAGgcaggagccagggctggggctcAGAGGCATGTGCCCCCACACAAACTGCAGAGGGTAGGCCCCCTGCTGTAGGACACTCCCCTGGCCTTCCTGgatggccccggggctccctgagCTGTGCTGGCCTGGACACTGCGGCTGGTGGGGAGCCAAGGGTCACCTACCCCCAGCCCGGGCCTGTCACGTGCACACAGTGTCTGGGACCTCGAAGAATCTTTGAGACGTGGCTTCTCCCACCCCTTGGGGGGCTGTCCCTGAGGGTGGGAGCAGGGACCAGAGAGAGCGATTGCTTGCTTTCTCTATTTCCATAGCCCATGTCTCAGATCTGCAGGGTACCCCGTGTCTGGGGAGGTGATGTCGGGGGGCAGCCCCCCCCCCGGAGGTGAAGGCTGAAAACCCGAGTAGCAGGTGCCACCTGTTGAGACTGTAGATAGAGGAAgacagagcagggggaggaacccCGAGGCTCGAGCCCCAGTGGGACCCTCCCCACCCTAAATTCTGCTTAGCGTCAAGGTCTGTGTTCCCTGGGAGCCGCCCCCCATCCCTGGGGCTCTCCTGGCATCCTGGCCCAGCCCTGTCCCCTGGGCCCTCAGGGCGGTTGGCGTGGGAGCAGAATTCGGGGAATCCCTCGGGGGACAGGGTGTGAGTGGGCTCGGCAGCCGTGGCCCGTCCTCCGGGGCCCCCGCTGACCCTTCCTCGCTGCTGACCTCACCCACTGAGGCTGCAGGAGAATGGGCCCAGTGTGTTCCGTGCACGGCTGTGCCAAGCAGCCCCCAACAAAGGAGCCTTTGGTGTGCCTGGTGCTGGAATGCCAGCCTGCGGCAGGGGTGAGGGGACGGGCGGCTCCAGGGCCCTCCTCCCCATGGGCTTGGCCCCGGCCATCCCGCCTGCCTGGCATTGCCCGCGCGCTGGTCTTGGCTCCAGGCCCTGCTGTCTTTGCGGCTTGTCCCTGTAGTTTGGGGACCAGCCTTCCCAGACCCACCCAGAAAGATGCCCGGATGCAGCTCGCAGGTCCACAGCTCTCCTGGGCAGCAGGCATCCTGCTCCTGATGGCAGCCCCCCAGCTGTGGCCCCGGCGCTggggggctgagggcaggtgctgAGTGGGCAGCCCTGGGAAGGGCAGATGGGGGCGCTGACAGCCCGAGCCGGGGTTCCTGAGCCCCCTGCCCTGTTACAGTGCAGCTGCTCAAGTCCACGGACCTAGGCCGCCACAGCCTCCTGTACCTGGAGGAGGTTGGCCACGGCTGGTTCGGGAAGGTGAGTTGCTGAccccgggggcgggcgggcgctgaCGCCGGGGGGCCGGTCTCCTGCCCGGCAGGCACAGGGGCAGGATGGAGACCTGCTTCCCCTGGGAGCCGCCCCACCCTGGGGTCCCCTCCCGGGGGCGTCCCTTCCGGGCAAGTGCTGGTGTCAGATGCTGGGAGGCGCCCTGGGAGCGCCGGGTTGGGGCGGCGCGGGGTCTTGGTCCTGGCTGCTCCCCGATCCCCAGCCTGGGGATCCCTGCTTCCTCCCCGCGGACCCCCAGAGAGAGCCGGGAACAGCCGGGGGCCTCGGGATGAGCACGAAAGGGAGGATGTTACAGCCGGGAGGGTTCCCCCAGGAGGGGCCCAGAGCCCCTTCTGCAGATGAGTAAAGCAAGGCTTCCAGGTCGGGGCTCGGGGGGAGCGAGGGAGGGCAGGGCCGCCGTGACGCCCGCCCCCGCAGGTGTTCCTCGGGGAGGTGAACTCGGGCATCAGCAGCACCCAGGTGGTGGTGAAGGAGCTGAAGGCGAGCGCCAGCGTGCAGGAGCAGATGCAGTTCCTGGAGGAGGCTCAGCCCTACAGGTGGGTGGCACCTGGGGCCGGGCTGTGGCGGGCGGGGGCTGCCGGGCACGGGGCCCTGTGAACAAAGGCAAGCTCTGTGctgtccctgctcctcccctacccctgcagagccagcccccctccccgcccgcccgccccctcctGGCCTGAGTTCGAGTCAGGGGGGCAGCCTGTTGGCTCCTGCAGGGCCCTGCAGCACAGCAACCTGCTCCAGTGCCTGGCCCAGTGCGCGGAGGTGACGCCCTACCTGCTGGTGATGGAGTTCTGCCCCATGGTGAGTGGCCGCTCCCGcctccagcccctgctccctgAGCGGGCCCGGGGCGCATGCCCACCACGTCCCGCGGCAGCCTGCGGGGGGGCGATCCCACGTCACCCGGGAGGGCGGCCGCTGCGTCTGGGCCCCCCGCCTGTCCCCCTCAGTTAGGATGCTTTCCTGCGAGGCCTCACCTCTGTGTCCTGGGCCTCACGTGGCCCGTGTTCctcccggggcgtgaccctggctGCCCTCGCCCCCCGCGGCTCCAGGCGTGCTGCAGCCTCCCCCCGTCTGGTTTCTGGACTCCGGGCCGCAGCTGTGACCTCCGGCTTCCCCAGCGGCTGGGCCCTTGCTGGAGCCAGGCAGTGTCCGCAGGTCAGGGCTGTGCCCGCTGACGCTCGGGTCGTCTGCCCTGGGCCAGTAGTGAGGTGGCGAGCACATGGGCCCCAGGGTGGTACACAGGGCGTGCTCCTGTGGCCCCGGGCTCTGCGCCCTCCACCCGTGGGGTTGTCCTCCCGCGAGCAGGCCACCGGGGCAGACCTCGTGGCTGTGGGGTGGCTGCGCGGCCACCAGGCCCTGGTGGGGAGGGCGCCTGTGGGGCTGGCTGGGGTGCCCGCCCCGATCGGTGCGTGACGGTGCCGCCTCTCTTGGCAGGGGGACCTCAAGGGGTATCTGCGGAGCTGCCGGGTGGCAGAGTCCATGGCACCTGACCCCCTGACCTTGCAGCGCATGGCCTGTGAGGTGGCCTGTGGGGTCCTACACCTGCATCGCAACAACTACGTGCACAGGTGAGGGCGGGGCAGGGTGCCGGCTCTCTGGGCATCCCCGTGGGGCTCAGGGCGGCTCCTGCCCTCGCACCGAGGGGCCCTGGGTTCCCGCCTTGGGGTCGTGTGAGGCTCAGCTGGTCCATCTTTATTCAGCCTTTAGGGACCGTGGTGCTTTAATGAAGACCAGATAGATGGGGCGCGGGATGGGGACCTGCTTCTGCAGGACGTCAGGCTGGCCCAGGCGAGCACAGGCAGGGCCCAAGGCCCATCCACCGTCCCTGGGGTGGCCAGAGCCCCGCGGTGGCCCCACACTGGCCCTTGCTGGCCTCTGGATCCCTAGGCCCCGGGGGAGGGATGGCTCTGTCCTGCTTCCCACCCTGGCCCTGGAAGTCGGAAAGACGGACCAGGGTGCCCAGCCCAGGGGGACGTGCCGGAAGAAGTGGCGATGGACGAGCGGCCCACCGGCCCCGGACGCCGCACAGGCCGTCCTCCCCAACAATATCCTGGTGCTGAGTGATGACACATGCAACTCCAGCATCAGTGATTTTGTTGAAGAGGGCAGCTGCCAGCCTCCCGACCTGCCCGCCGGGCCCACCCAGCCCCAAGCACCCGCATGCCCCAAAGGCGCGGGCCCGTCTATGGCCCCCGGTGGATGTGCGCTGACCCCACCTTTGCCGTAGGGGCCCATGCCCCCCACACCCTGTGGCCCCCGAGCAGGTTGGGGGGAGGTCCGCAGCCCTGGGCCCGCTGTGCTCCAGGGGGGCACTCCTACCCCTACCCTGTCCTGGGCCAGGAGGGGCCCAGCCCCGTGTGAGCAGGGCCGGCCTGGATGCCCTGGGCTGCTCAGACCCCAGGGTGCCGGTTGCCTAGAGGGAGGGTGGAGCGGGCGGGAAGAAAGCCTGTGGTGTCCCCGGCTGGCTGGCTGGCCCCccaggggtggctcagcaggcAGGGGGACGGAAGCCAGGACAACAGCAGGGGTCAGGAGGGAGGGGCTCCAGCAGGGCCATCCGGGCCCCCGTGCGTGCTCCCGCCCTCCCTGGGCCTCGTTTTCCTTGTCTGTGGTGTAGCGTGTGCGGCCCGTCCCCGTGGGCCCCCGGCGCGCCCAGTgctgggccggggagggggctcgGGGCAGCTGGGGGTTCGGGCTGCCTCTCAGACGCCCCTTCCCACCTGCTCGCGAGCGACAAGGCCTCGGGGACACACGGCCCGCCCcacggccccgcggccccgctgcccccctgcccccctgtcccccaggggccctgccgCTGACCCGCACCCTCCCGCCCTCTAGCGACCTGGCCCTGAGGAACTGCCTGCTTGCGGCCGACCTGACGGTGAAGATCGGCGACTATGGCCTGTCCCACGGCAAATACAGAGTAAGAGCACGGGGCCGCGTGGGGGGCAGGGCCAGCTGCCCGGCGCCCCCGGGTAACGCCGCCCCTGCGCCGCAGGAGGACTACTTCGTGACCGCCGACCAGCTGTGGGTGCCGCTGCGCTGGATCGCACCCGAGCTGGTGGACGAGGTTCACTGCAACCTGCTGGTGGTGGACCAGACCAAGGCCAGCAACGTGTGGTGAGTGGGGGGCCGGCGGCGCGGGAGGACACGCCCAGGGGGACCCAGAGGCCGCCAGGCCCTGGTGTGTGGGTGCGTGTCCAGCCAGGACGCGGGGCCCGCCGGGCTCCAGGGGGCAGAGACGTGCGATGACCTGCTCATCTGCCCACCTCACCTCTCCGTGGCCCCAGGGGTGCTGGCGGGGCTGCCGGGCCACCTGTAGCCCACGGTCCTGCCCCTCCCAGATCCACGGACACCCACAGACCCCAGGCCCGAGCACACGTTCAGGTGGGGAGGCCGCTGGGACTGAGACGGGGCCTCAGTGTGGCCCCCCCTGTCTGCGAGCAGGCCGGGCTCTCCTGTCTGTAGTCtggggcctccctcctccccgaGCACCCGGCACCGGGCAGGGCACAGAGGGGCATGCAGACCTGGGACTGCAGCCGCTGGAGGCTCTGGCACGGTGATCCCGtcttccttccccacctctcctctgcaCCCTGCCCGCCTGCAGCTCCTGGGGCCTGTCtggcctccctctgctcccagtgAGTGCTCAGAACCTGGACCCATGGACCCCCCCTTCCTGAGCACCCCGGGGCGTTTCACTTAGTGCATCACCACTGCACCCCCGTCCCCTGCCGGCCCAACCTGACTGGGGTCCTCTGGGTGGCTCTGCTCCAGGCCACCCGACTTCTCTGTTCCTTATGCTCTGGGTCTCTGGGGTCAGCCTGGGCCCGGGAGCTGGAGGAAGGACCACGGAAGGAACCCAGGTGCCATTTCCCAGCCCTGCAGGCTGCGGCCGCCCCTGCCGCGCCCTGGGCCCACACGTGTTGTGGACCTagaccccctcccctcccccgccatcACCGGGCCCCTAGCACCGGGAGCCTCACCAGGTTGCTCCAACCCCTGGTGCGGTGTCCAGCCTTCACCGCGGCAGTGAACAGATCGACAAGTGAACGGACTTGGGTTTGGGGAAAGGCCCGCGTGGCTTTTATTTGCCTGGGTGACCTGGGCGCCGCCTTGGGCCTGGCCGGGTCACGCATCCTGCCAGTTTACCCAAGGACCATGCTACCCTTTGGGAGGGGCGTCCGTAGGATGCTGGCGGGATGACAGGAGCTGCCCTGTGGTGGCCGAGGCTCTGAGACCCCGGGCAGCCACGCCAGCCCCCTCTGACGGCCGTCATCTCCGCAGGTCCCTGGGCGTGACCATCTGGGAGCTCTTCGAGCTGGGCGCGCAGCCCTACCCGCACCACTCGGACCGGCAGGTGCTGGCTTACGCTGTCCGGGAGCAGCAGCTCAAGCTTCCCAAGCCCCAGCTGCAGCTGACTCTGTCTGACCGCTGGTGAGGACCCTGGGACGCCAGGCTGGGTGGAGCGCCCCCAGCCGGAGGGGCGAGACCGAGTCTGACAGCCTGGGTTTCCAGCTCACGCCGGCTCCCCCTCTGGCCAGCACTGACCTCTGGGCCCTGTCCTGTGCCCACGGCCCAAGTGGTCTCTTTACCCAAAACACAAACGCACCTGCGGCCAGGGTGGGGGCGAGCTAAGGGGAGAGCCCTGTGCCCACCGCTTTGGGAGAGTTGGGGTGTCCGGGAGTGAGCTGGAGGCTCTCTTCCCTGTCCTTGGGGGATTCTGGGTAGGAGGAGAGGCCCCAGACCTTGGTGCAGAGGGCTGCTCCGCTCGGCCCGGCGGGGACTGGGGTCCAGGCTGGCGGTGCCCCGGGGCGGCAGGCGACGGGCGCGCGGGCagggcctgagccctgggcctcCTTCCGTGCAGGTACGAGGTGATGCAGTTCTGTTGGCTGCAGCCTGAGCAGCGGCCCACGGCCGAGGAGGTGCACCTGCTGCTGTCGTACCTCTGCGCCAAGGGCGCCACTGAGGCGGAGGAGGAGTTTGAGCGGCGCTGGCGCTCCCTGCGGccgggtgggggtggcgggggcccCGGGCTGGCCGGCCTGGCTCTGGGGGGCGCGGGCGAGCTCGCGGCCGCCTCGTCCTTCCCGCTGCTGGAACAGTTCGCGGGCGACGGCTTCCACGCGGATGGGGATGATGTGCTGACCGTGACGGAGACCAGCCGCGGCCTCAACTTCGAGTACAAGTGGGAAGCGGGCCGCGGCGCCGAGGCCTTCCCCCCGCCCGGGGGTGCAGGGAGCCCCGGCCGCGCCGCGCGCCTGCAGGAGCTCTGTGCCCCTGACGGTGCGCCCCCCGGCGTGGTGCCCGTGCTCAGTGCGCACAGCCCCTCGGTGGGTAGCGAGTACTTCATCCGGCTGGAGGAACCCACACCCGCCGCCGGCCACGAGCCTGACTGCGCCggctgcacccccagcccccacgccGCGGACCTGCTCCCCGACACTGGTGACCAGGACAATGACTCGGAGGGCAGCACTGCCGCCTCGTTGGCCATGGAGCCGCTGTTGGGCCACGAGCCGCCCGCCGAGGGGTCCTGGGGCCGCTGTGACTACTACGGGCGGGAGAGCCATGCCCGAGACCCGCCCTGCCCGCTGGGCTCGCCGTCACCGGGGGCCCTCGGGTTGGCGcagcctggggaggaggacaCCGACTGGGGCGCGGCTGCCTTCTGCCCACCCTTCTTGGAGGACCCACTGGGCACATCCCCCTCGGGGAGCTCTGGGGCTCAGCCGTCCccgggtggggaggaggtggggggggccgAGGCATGCAGGGCCGCCCAGCTCAGGCACTGGAGTTCCAACGTGTCCGCCAATAACAACAGCGGCAGCCGAGCACCAGGCCCCTGGGCCCCGGGATGTGTGGGGGGCTGCATGGGCTGCTGCCCCGGCACAGAACACGCCCTACAGGCTGTCCCTGAGCTGGCACATCCC
The Vulpes vulpes isolate BD-2025 chromosome 2, VulVul3, whole genome shotgun sequence genome window above contains:
- the AATK gene encoding serine/threonine-protein kinase LMTK1 isoform X2, translating into MLACLCCKKGGIGFKEFENAEGEEYAAGFSAQGSPATGAQNGPDVYVLPLTEVSLPMAKQPGRSVQLLKSTDLGRHSLLYLEEVGHGWFGKVFLGEVNSGISSTQVVVKELKASASVQEQMQFLEEAQPYRASPPPRPPAPSWPEFESGGQPVGSCRALQHSNLLQCLAQCAEVTPYLLVMEFCPMGDLKGYLRSCRVAESMAPDPLTLQRMACEVACGVLHLHRNNYVHSDLALRNCLLAADLTVKIGDYGLSHGKYREDYFVTADQLWVPLRWIAPELVDEVHCNLLVVDQTKASNVWSLGVTIWELFELGAQPYPHHSDRQVLAYAVREQQLKLPKPQLQLTLSDRWYEVMQFCWLQPEQRPTAEEVHLLLSYLCAKGATEAEEEFERRWRSLRPGGGGGGPGLAGLALGGAGELAAASSFPLLEQFAGDGFHADGDDVLTVTETSRGLNFEYKWEAGRGAEAFPPPGGAGSPGRAARLQELCAPDGAPPGVVPVLSAHSPSVGSEYFIRLEEPTPAAGHEPDCAGCTPSPHAADLLPDTGDQDNDSEGSTAASLAMEPLLGHEPPAEGSWGRCDYYGRESHARDPPCPLGSPSPGALGLAQPGEEDTDWGAAAFCPPFLEDPLGTSPSGSSGAQPSPGGEEVGGAEACRAAQLRHWSSNVSANNNSGSRAPGPWAPGCVGGCMGCCPGTEHALQAVPELAHPLAMEDAREPLLGPQGASSGLELGRCLGPPYLCPAGGLAPATCLVTSSWTQGAVGWGDSPQTEPRLAEEAEGSSRAQRPLPSIPAPSQEGAPLPAEEAGALATLPALPLPAGSWETAPEVAPSPESRTGSPGLEAPVSEDEHTTEATSGVFTDLSSDGPPARKPDVPPAFRSLQKQVGTPNSVDSLDIPSSASDGGGCEVFSPSVTGTPGGQPRALDSGYDTENYESPEFVLKEAHEPCEPETFGELVSEGESPGPETQLPASLGGLGEKNPYRDSAYFSDLDTDPEATSGPPEKGGGALASRLQLDLESPGLQSAQPSPESGVPGGTQGPGPREVPPLRLLPLEDACPEPSTCPESPRLEPPWAPGLSPGRPKVFQLTPVPLSSESPRPDLQEAQQGRTGGPGAPRTPLCLALPALPAAAEGRPEEEEEDSEDSDESDEELRCYSIQEPSEDSEEEAPPVPVVVAESQGARKLRSLLKMPSLLSEAFCEDLERKKKAVSFFDDVTVYLFDQESPTRELGEPFPGTKESPPAFPAGGPHAPGAPGAPGRPPRADSAPDGSAVEEGGGLARGDGFPRGAVPEPAPPAAPPAAPPKPAAPGPSSRFTVSPAPASRFSITHVSDSDAAPVGGPVAGAGGSCEEA
- the AATK gene encoding serine/threonine-protein kinase LMTK1 isoform X1, whose protein sequence is MLACLCCKKGGIGFKEFENAEGEEYAAGFSAQGSPATGAQNGPDVYVLPLTEVSLPMAKQPGRSVQLLKSTDLGRHSLLYLEEVGHGWFGKVFLGEVNSGISSTQVVVKELKASASVQEQMQFLEEAQPYRALQHSNLLQCLAQCAEVTPYLLVMEFCPMGDLKGYLRSCRVAESMAPDPLTLQRMACEVACGVLHLHRNNYVHSDLALRNCLLAADLTVKIGDYGLSHGKYREDYFVTADQLWVPLRWIAPELVDEVHCNLLVVDQTKASNVWSLGVTIWELFELGAQPYPHHSDRQVLAYAVREQQLKLPKPQLQLTLSDRWYEVMQFCWLQPEQRPTAEEVHLLLSYLCAKGATEAEEEFERRWRSLRPGGGGGGPGLAGLALGGAGELAAASSFPLLEQFAGDGFHADGDDVLTVTETSRGLNFEYKWEAGRGAEAFPPPGGAGSPGRAARLQELCAPDGAPPGVVPVLSAHSPSVGSEYFIRLEEPTPAAGHEPDCAGCTPSPHAADLLPDTGDQDNDSEGSTAASLAMEPLLGHEPPAEGSWGRCDYYGRESHARDPPCPLGSPSPGALGLAQPGEEDTDWGAAAFCPPFLEDPLGTSPSGSSGAQPSPGGEEVGGAEACRAAQLRHWSSNVSANNNSGSRAPGPWAPGCVGGCMGCCPGTEHALQAVPELAHPLAMEDAREPLLGPQGASSGLELGRCLGPPYLCPAGGLAPATCLVTSSWTQGAVGWGDSPQTEPRLAEEAEGSSRAQRPLPSIPAPSQEGAPLPAEEAGALATLPALPLPAGSWETAPEVAPSPESRTGSPGLEAPVSEDEHTTEATSGVFTDLSSDGPPARKPDVPPAFRSLQKQVGTPNSVDSLDIPSSASDGGGCEVFSPSVTGTPGGQPRALDSGYDTENYESPEFVLKEAHEPCEPETFGELVSEGESPGPETQLPASLGGLGEKNPYRDSAYFSDLDTDPEATSGPPEKGGGALASRLQLDLESPGLQSAQPSPESGVPGGTQGPGPREVPPLRLLPLEDACPEPSTCPESPRLEPPWAPGLSPGRPKVFQLTPVPLSSESPRPDLQEAQQGRTGGPGAPRTPLCLALPALPAAAEGRPEEEEEDSEDSDESDEELRCYSIQEPSEDSEEEAPPVPVVVAESQGARKLRSLLKMPSLLSEAFCEDLERKKKAVSFFDDVTVYLFDQESPTRELGEPFPGTKESPPAFPAGGPHAPGAPGAPGRPPRADSAPDGSAVEEGGGLARGDGFPRGAVPEPAPPAAPPAAPPKPAAPGPSSRFTVSPAPASRFSITHVSDSDAAPVGGPVAGAGGSCEEA